A single region of the Nocardioides aurantiacus genome encodes:
- a CDS encoding sugar ABC transporter substrate-binding protein — MSRNRTSLASVAAAACAGLLTLSACGGGSGFDDGGSSGEGGGDGKITVLIGSSGDAETEAVEKAVADWSQESGTDAEVTVASDLNQQLSQGFASSNPPDVFYMSTDQLGGYVENGSLLAYGDQLSNADDFYPNLRQAFTVDDEFYCAPKDFSTLALWINTEKWEAAGLTDADVPTTWEELADVAATLKQGKQPGLAFSPEYQRVGAFFPQAGGAMTNEQQTEATVDTPENEEALDYVQRLLEDGSAQYSSTLGAGWGGEAFGKELAPMTIEGNWLVGAMQNDFPDVDYTVAELPAGPQGKGTLAFTNCWGIAESSPEQEQAVDLVEKLTSAEDQAAFAQAFGVIPSVESAAAA, encoded by the coding sequence ATGTCCCGCAACCGCACCTCCCTCGCCTCGGTCGCCGCTGCCGCCTGCGCCGGCCTGCTCACCCTGTCCGCCTGTGGCGGCGGGTCCGGCTTCGACGACGGCGGGTCCTCCGGCGAGGGCGGTGGCGACGGCAAGATCACCGTGCTGATCGGGTCCTCGGGCGACGCCGAGACCGAGGCCGTCGAGAAGGCCGTCGCCGACTGGTCGCAGGAGAGCGGCACCGACGCCGAGGTCACCGTCGCCTCCGACCTCAACCAGCAGCTGAGCCAGGGCTTCGCGTCCAGCAACCCGCCCGACGTCTTCTACATGAGCACCGACCAGCTCGGTGGCTACGTCGAGAACGGCTCGCTCCTGGCGTACGGCGACCAGCTCTCGAACGCCGACGACTTCTACCCCAACCTGCGCCAGGCCTTCACCGTCGACGACGAGTTCTACTGCGCGCCCAAGGACTTCTCGACGCTCGCGCTGTGGATCAACACCGAGAAGTGGGAGGCCGCCGGCCTCACCGACGCCGACGTCCCGACCACGTGGGAGGAGCTGGCCGACGTCGCGGCGACCCTGAAGCAGGGCAAGCAGCCGGGCCTGGCCTTCAGCCCGGAGTACCAGCGGGTCGGGGCGTTCTTCCCCCAGGCGGGCGGCGCGATGACCAACGAGCAGCAGACCGAGGCGACCGTCGACACCCCGGAGAACGAGGAGGCGCTGGACTACGTGCAGCGGCTGCTCGAGGACGGGTCGGCGCAGTACTCCTCCACCCTGGGCGCCGGCTGGGGCGGCGAGGCCTTCGGCAAGGAGCTCGCCCCGATGACGATCGAGGGCAACTGGCTGGTCGGGGCGATGCAGAACGACTTCCCCGACGTCGACTACACCGTCGCCGAGCTGCCCGCGGGACCCCAGGGCAAGGGCACCCTGGCGTTCACCAACTGCTGGGGCATCGCCGAGTCCAGCCCCGAGCAGGAGCAGGCCGTCGACCTCGTCGAGAAGCTGACCTCGGCCGAGGACCAGGCGGCGTTCGCCCAGGCCTTCGGGGTGATCCCGTCGGTCGAGTCCGCCGCCGCGGCGTAA
- a CDS encoding LacI family DNA-binding transcriptional regulator, whose amino-acid sequence MRGPSRHRGATLDDVARRAEVSAMTVSNALNHPDRLSDETLARVRAAIEDLDYRPNRSARTLRSQTSRLVGVRVERSRQDRAALLLDQFLHALAESASGLGYHLIVCHAAGDTAELAAYQELRQTTAVDAFVLTGAHRDDARRRWMREQGVTFACFGRSWDLDPDSPGAFPWVDVDGAAGIRAAVEHLAGQGHTEIGLVGWPADSDLGRDRERGWREACADLGLPARVQAHVVDEFDAGRDAAHRLLDAPRGGPVPSALVCVSDTLALGVLRALSERGLRPGHDVAVTGFDNSPSAALTTPGLTSVDQPLADVAAALMRLVDAELSGVRPSATHALLPPRLVVRDSSLAR is encoded by the coding sequence GTGCGAGGACCGAGCCGCCACCGCGGCGCGACGCTCGACGACGTCGCGCGCCGGGCGGAGGTCTCGGCGATGACGGTCTCCAACGCGCTCAACCACCCCGACCGCCTCAGCGACGAGACCCTGGCCCGGGTCCGGGCAGCGATCGAGGACCTCGACTACCGGCCCAACCGCTCCGCCCGCACGCTGCGCAGCCAGACCTCGCGGCTGGTGGGGGTCCGGGTCGAGCGCTCGCGCCAGGACCGGGCGGCGCTGCTGCTCGACCAGTTCCTGCACGCGCTCGCCGAGTCGGCCTCCGGGCTGGGCTACCACCTGATCGTGTGCCATGCCGCCGGGGACACCGCCGAGCTCGCGGCCTACCAGGAGCTGCGCCAGACCACGGCCGTGGACGCCTTCGTGCTCACCGGCGCCCACCGCGACGACGCCCGGAGGCGCTGGATGCGCGAGCAGGGCGTCACCTTCGCCTGCTTCGGCCGCTCCTGGGACCTCGACCCCGACTCCCCCGGCGCCTTCCCCTGGGTCGACGTCGACGGCGCCGCCGGGATCCGCGCCGCGGTCGAGCACCTCGCCGGGCAGGGGCACACCGAGATCGGCCTGGTGGGCTGGCCCGCCGACTCCGACCTGGGCCGCGACCGCGAGCGGGGCTGGCGCGAGGCCTGCGCCGACCTCGGCCTCCCCGCCCGGGTGCAGGCCCACGTGGTCGACGAGTTCGACGCCGGCCGCGACGCCGCCCACCGGCTGCTCGACGCCCCCCGTGGCGGGCCGGTCCCCAGCGCGCTGGTGTGCGTGTCCGACACGCTCGCGCTCGGGGTGCTGCGCGCCCTGTCCGAGCGCGGGCTGCGGCCGGGACACGACGTCGCCGTCACCGGCTTCGACAACTCGCCGTCGGCCGCCCTCACGACCCCCGGCCTGACCAGCGTCGACCAGCCGCTCGCCGACGTAGCGGCGGCCCTGATGCGCCTGGTCGACGCCGAGCTGAGCGGCGTACGCCCCTCGGCCACCCACGCCCTGCTCCCACCCCGGCTGGTCGTCCGCGACTCCAGCCTGGCCCGCTGA
- a CDS encoding glycogen debranching N-terminal domain-containing protein, giving the protein MSESTQAVTDPSTPRPGPGPLQPLLHDLATAVAAPGLVLAEPDGCLRARPGGGVAGWYVADVRLLRRLELGVDGSDLELVRADATGTRHHEFVHVARGLGDQQPDPTVVLRHVRDLAPDTLTERVHVRSTARAPVRVVLHLDVEADLAPVHAVKQGGRPDAVAPATDGDGALRWAARGREVRLVAAGASVEVAERGARLTWTLDLEPGRHAEVEVRAHAEGPVRFASGAAEAGGGWADRVGVTAPDPRLARLVGRSLGDLDGLLLRDGSGDDHAAADHTGGDRFLAAGSPWFLTLFGRDSLWAARLLLPVDVDLALSTLRVLARRQGEREDPATEEQPGKILHEVRDPELEHLLPPLYYGTVDATPLFVCLLADAARWGADPDQVRALLPAARRCLEWQLAQSRETGWLRYVDESGSGLSNQGWKDSHDSVQFADGRLADAPIALCEVQAYAHEAAVAGAALLAAYDEPEVPGLAAWAEDLRTRFRRDFWVETPDGGHVAIALDRDGTRVDAVTSNVGHLLGTGVLDADQSARVAALLVGELRSGFGVHTLTPRSPRFSELSYHGGSVWPHDTAIAVRGLAAEGHHVEAALLAAELVDAAEGFDHRLPELYAGDTADAVPAPAAYPAACRPQAWSAAGAVAALVAATGVRPDGHGGVEVPARVGTSLGPFGLTGLRVAGRDLGVAVDADGRVVVDPAPRSASAAAG; this is encoded by the coding sequence GTGAGCGAAAGTACGCAGGCGGTCACCGACCCGTCAACCCCCCGACCAGGACCAGGACCGCTGCAGCCGCTGCTCCACGACCTGGCCACCGCGGTGGCCGCCCCGGGCCTGGTGCTGGCCGAGCCCGACGGGTGCCTGCGGGCGCGACCGGGCGGTGGTGTGGCGGGGTGGTACGTCGCCGACGTGCGGCTGCTGCGCCGCCTCGAGCTCGGCGTCGACGGCTCCGACCTCGAGCTGGTCCGGGCCGATGCGACCGGCACGCGGCACCACGAGTTCGTCCACGTCGCGCGCGGTCTCGGGGACCAGCAGCCCGACCCCACGGTGGTGCTCCGGCACGTCCGCGACCTCGCCCCCGACACCCTGACCGAGCGGGTGCACGTGCGCAGCACCGCCCGGGCGCCGGTGCGGGTGGTGCTCCACCTCGACGTCGAGGCCGACCTCGCGCCGGTGCACGCCGTCAAGCAGGGCGGCCGCCCCGACGCCGTCGCCCCGGCGACCGACGGCGACGGCGCCCTGCGCTGGGCCGCCCGCGGACGGGAGGTGCGGCTGGTGGCCGCGGGCGCCTCGGTGGAGGTGGCCGAGCGCGGTGCGCGGCTGACGTGGACCCTCGACCTCGAGCCGGGCCGGCACGCCGAGGTCGAGGTGCGGGCCCACGCCGAGGGCCCCGTCCGCTTCGCCTCCGGAGCGGCCGAGGCGGGCGGCGGCTGGGCCGACCGGGTGGGCGTCACCGCCCCCGACCCACGGCTCGCACGCCTGGTCGGGCGGAGCCTGGGCGACCTCGACGGCCTGCTGCTGCGCGACGGGTCCGGCGACGACCACGCCGCAGCCGACCACACCGGGGGCGACCGGTTCCTGGCCGCCGGCAGCCCGTGGTTCCTCACCCTCTTCGGCCGCGACTCGCTGTGGGCGGCGCGGCTGCTGCTGCCGGTCGACGTCGACCTGGCGCTCTCGACGCTGCGTGTGCTGGCACGGCGACAGGGGGAGCGCGAGGACCCCGCCACCGAGGAGCAGCCCGGCAAGATCCTGCACGAGGTCCGCGACCCCGAGCTCGAGCACCTGCTGCCGCCGCTCTACTACGGCACCGTCGACGCCACCCCGCTGTTCGTGTGCCTCCTGGCCGACGCCGCCCGTTGGGGCGCCGACCCCGACCAGGTCCGGGCGCTGCTTCCGGCAGCCCGCCGGTGCCTGGAGTGGCAGCTGGCGCAGAGCCGCGAGACCGGCTGGCTGCGCTACGTCGACGAGTCCGGCAGCGGGCTGTCCAACCAGGGCTGGAAGGACAGCCACGACTCCGTGCAGTTCGCCGACGGTCGCCTCGCCGACGCCCCGATCGCGCTGTGCGAGGTGCAGGCCTACGCCCACGAGGCGGCGGTCGCCGGCGCGGCCCTGCTGGCGGCGTACGACGAGCCGGAGGTGCCCGGCCTCGCCGCCTGGGCCGAGGACCTGCGCACCCGCTTCCGGCGCGACTTCTGGGTCGAGACCCCCGACGGCGGCCACGTCGCGATCGCCCTGGACCGCGACGGCACCCGCGTCGACGCGGTCACCTCCAACGTCGGCCACCTGCTGGGCACGGGCGTCCTCGACGCGGACCAGTCGGCCCGGGTGGCGGCACTGCTCGTCGGCGAGCTGCGGTCGGGCTTCGGTGTGCACACCCTGACGCCGCGCTCGCCGCGGTTCTCCGAGCTGAGCTACCACGGTGGCTCGGTGTGGCCCCACGACACCGCGATCGCGGTGCGGGGCCTGGCGGCCGAGGGTCACCACGTCGAGGCGGCGCTGCTGGCCGCCGAGCTGGTCGACGCGGCCGAGGGCTTCGACCACCGCCTGCCCGAGCTGTACGCCGGCGACACCGCCGACGCCGTCCCGGCCCCGGCCGCCTACCCCGCGGCGTGCCGCCCCCAGGCCTGGTCGGCGGCCGGGGCGGTCGCCGCCCTCGTGGCCGCCACGGGGGTGCGGCCCGACGGGCACGGGGGCGTCGAGGTGCCCGCGCGGGTCGGCACCTCGCTCGGGCCGTTCGGGCTGACCGGGCTGCGCGTGGCCGGCCGCGACCTCGGGGTCGCGGTCGACGCCGACGGCCGGGTCGTGGTCGACCCCGCCCCGAGGTCCGCGTCCGCCGCCGCCGGGTGA